A stretch of Coleofasciculaceae cyanobacterium DNA encodes these proteins:
- the acs gene encoding acetate--CoA ligase has translation MSESTIESILQEKRVFNPPPEFAEQASIKSMEEYNKLYALAKKDPTSFWAKLAEKELHWFKKWGKTLNWQPPFAQWFVNGKINIAYNCLDRHLTTHRRDKPALIWEGEPGDSRTLTYAQLHQEVCQMANVIKQLGVKKGDRVGIYMPMIPEAAIAMLACARIGAAHSVVFGGFSAEALKARLQDAEAKLVITADGGWRKDKIVPLKDAVDEAIAVDVTSVKNILVVRRTEQDIEMQSGRDHWWHELKAEASHDCPAEQMDSEDLLFILYTSGTTGQPKGVVHTTAGYNLYTHMTFKWTFDIKDNDVYWCTADVGWITGHSYIVYGPLSNGATTVMYEGAPRPSNPGCFWDVVEKYGVTIFYTAPTAIRAFIKMGDEHPNSRDLSSLRILGTVGEPINPKAWMWYHQVIGGERCPIVDTWWQTETGGFMLTPLPGAIPTKPGSATLPFPGIIADVVDLDGNPVGKNEGGYLVIKHPWPSMMRTVYKNDARFRSTYWEHIPPQDGKYLYFAGDGARIDEDGYFWVMGRVDDVMNIAGHRLGTMEVESALVSHPAVAEAAVVSRPDEVKGEEVYAFVTLEGSHRASDELKQELKQHVVKEIGAIARPGEIRFTDALPKTRSGKIIRRFLRNLAAGEELVGDISTMEDLSVLDKLRQG, from the coding sequence ATGTCAGAATCAACTATAGAATCGATTTTACAAGAGAAAAGAGTATTTAATCCTCCCCCCGAATTTGCCGAACAGGCTTCCATCAAAAGTATGGAGGAGTATAACAAGCTTTATGCTTTGGCAAAAAAAGACCCTACTAGCTTTTGGGCAAAATTAGCCGAGAAAGAATTGCATTGGTTTAAAAAATGGGGCAAAACCTTAAATTGGCAACCACCTTTTGCTCAATGGTTTGTCAACGGCAAAATAAATATTGCCTATAATTGTCTGGATCGACATTTAACTACTCATCGTCGAGACAAACCAGCCCTAATCTGGGAGGGAGAACCAGGAGACTCGCGGACTTTAACTTATGCCCAACTGCATCAAGAAGTCTGTCAGATGGCAAATGTAATCAAGCAGCTAGGAGTTAAAAAGGGCGATCGCGTCGGCATCTATATGCCCATGATTCCCGAAGCAGCGATCGCTATGTTAGCCTGTGCCAGAATTGGGGCAGCCCACAGCGTGGTTTTTGGTGGCTTTAGTGCCGAAGCTTTAAAAGCCCGTCTCCAGGACGCTGAAGCTAAGTTAGTAATTACCGCCGATGGTGGCTGGCGCAAAGATAAGATCGTTCCGCTTAAAGATGCAGTCGATGAAGCGATCGCCGTTGATGTAACTAGCGTCAAAAATATTTTAGTAGTACGGCGTACTGAACAAGATATTGAGATGCAGTCGGGACGCGATCATTGGTGGCACGAACTCAAAGCAGAAGCGAGTCATGATTGCCCAGCCGAACAGATGGACAGCGAAGATTTACTGTTTATTCTTTATACCAGCGGTACTACAGGTCAGCCCAAAGGTGTAGTTCACACCACGGCGGGTTATAACCTCTACACTCACATGACCTTTAAATGGACATTCGATATTAAAGATAATGATGTCTATTGGTGTACGGCCGATGTCGGCTGGATTACAGGACATAGCTACATCGTTTATGGTCCTTTGTCTAATGGTGCAACTACGGTGATGTATGAAGGCGCACCCCGTCCTTCTAATCCTGGCTGTTTTTGGGATGTGGTCGAAAAATATGGCGTAACTATCTTTTACACCGCCCCTACCGCCATACGAGCATTTATTAAAATGGGGGATGAACACCCTAATAGTCGCGATCTTTCTTCTTTAAGAATTCTGGGAACAGTTGGCGAACCGATCAACCCCAAAGCTTGGATGTGGTATCACCAGGTAATTGGCGGTGAACGCTGTCCGATTGTAGATACCTGGTGGCAGACGGAAACAGGAGGCTTTATGTTAACTCCTCTGCCTGGGGCAATTCCTACCAAACCTGGATCGGCTACTCTACCTTTTCCTGGTATTATTGCCGACGTAGTAGATTTAGACGGTAATCCTGTTGGCAAAAATGAAGGGGGTTATCTGGTAATTAAACATCCTTGGCCCAGCATGATGCGTACAGTATACAAAAATGACGCTCGCTTTCGCAGTACCTATTGGGAACATATTCCGCCTCAAGATGGCAAATATCTATATTTTGCAGGTGATGGCGCACGTATAGACGAAGATGGCTATTTTTGGGTAATGGGTCGAGTTGACGACGTGATGAACATCGCAGGACACCGTTTAGGCACGATGGAGGTTGAGTCTGCCTTGGTATCCCATCCTGCTGTTGCCGAAGCTGCGGTAGTTTCTCGTCCCGATGAGGTTAAAGGAGAAGAGGTTTATGCTTTTGTTACTTTGGAAGGTTCTCATCGTGCCAGTGACGAACTCAAGCAAGAACTCAAGCAGCACGTCGTCAAAGAAATAGGCGCGATCGCTCGTCCAGGAGAAATTCGTTTTACCGATGCTCTACCTAAGACACGTTCGGGTAAGATTATCCGTCGTTTTTTGCGTAATTTGGCGGCGGGAGAAGAACTAGTCGGAGACATCTCCACTATGGAAGATCTCAGCGTTTTAGACAAGCTACGACAGGGTTAA
- a CDS encoding GntR family transcriptional regulator, giving the protein MIAIQRSQSLREQVYQALRKIILTGDLASGDRIVETKLAKRLNVSRTPIREAIGQLHREKLLVSHPNGGFKVTTLSIQDAIGLYDCRIALERLSVASACQLMNPQQLKQLEKLVLLAESAESQSSRSNSQKLLDLDYQFHHLIAESSANHWLLALLRQVFDKMALLRVQTTTHNPQVLEIRLEHRQVYEAIADKNVDLAQKMIERHLNASKARVVRELEIINNVESSRSK; this is encoded by the coding sequence ATGATTGCTATTCAACGCAGCCAGTCACTACGGGAACAAGTATACCAAGCCCTGAGAAAAATCATCTTAACAGGAGATTTAGCTTCGGGCGATCGCATAGTTGAAACCAAATTAGCCAAAAGGTTGAACGTTAGTCGTACTCCGATTCGTGAGGCGATCGGGCAACTGCATCGAGAAAAATTGCTCGTATCTCATCCTAATGGTGGTTTTAAGGTTACTACCCTTTCGATCCAGGATGCAATTGGGCTTTATGATTGTCGTATAGCTTTAGAACGGCTTTCAGTAGCTAGTGCTTGCCAACTGATGAACCCCCAACAGCTAAAGCAATTAGAAAAATTAGTATTATTGGCAGAATCAGCCGAATCTCAGTCGAGTAGATCTAATAGCCAGAAACTTTTAGATTTGGATTATCAATTTCATCATTTGATCGCAGAGAGTTCGGCCAATCACTGGTTATTAGCTTTGCTGAGGCAAGTTTTTGATAAAATGGCATTGCTGAGAGTCCAAACTACCACACACAACCCTCAAGTATTGGAAATTCGCTTGGAACATCGGCAAGTATATGAAGCGATCGCCGATAAAAACGTTGATTTAGCCCAAAAAATGATCGAGCGACACTTGAACGCTAGCAAAGCCAGAGTCGTCCGAGAACTAGAAATTATTAATAACGTCGAATCATCTAGATCTAAATAG
- a CDS encoding gamma-glutamylcyclotransferase, whose protein sequence is MTTASDIKHIFICGSALRGQPDHQNLTDAKFIKTAQTLPQYRLHAAEDGWHPAIYAVEIGGVSIPGEVYAMTNEQYEYLLANEPPHMYPETVNLEGGEQAIAMLYPQELVVKHNWLDISDMGGWAAYKSISSK, encoded by the coding sequence ATGACAACAGCATCAGACATTAAGCACATTTTTATTTGCGGTTCTGCTTTAAGGGGACAGCCAGATCATCAAAATCTTACCGACGCCAAATTTATTAAAACTGCTCAAACTTTGCCTCAGTATCGCCTTCATGCAGCAGAAGATGGCTGGCATCCCGCTATTTATGCCGTAGAAATAGGTGGCGTTAGTATCCCTGGTGAAGTTTATGCCATGACTAACGAACAGTATGAATATCTTTTGGCTAACGAACCTCCTCATATGTATCCCGAGACGGTAAATTTAGAGGGAGGCGAACAGGCGATCGCCATGCTTTATCCGCAAGAATTAGTTGTAAAGCATAATTGGCTCGATATTTCCGACATGGGAGGCTGGGCAGCTTATAAATCAATAAGCAGTAAGTGA
- a CDS encoding Zn-dependent hydrolase, whose product MKLTTTQLLIDGDRLNQSIARLAQIGKLDNNGVKRIAYSQEDLEARNLVQQWMREIQMQIKVDAAGNIIGRYPGKYPDAPALATGSHIDTVPCGGHYDGAYGVLAGLEAVRVLQENQLQLHRSIEIIVFTDEEGSMIGSKAISGRVINDPGYYQRPDGTDIQTCLNRIGGNWNNIAQARRNTDDLAAFVELHVEQGPVLESMGKQIGVIEGIVGQRRFNITVKGSANHAGTTPMQMRCDALVAAAQIVLAVNQIGNTPGQQVATVGKMQVLPNAANVVPGWVEMSLDIRDLSSLHIDSLLEELRIHLEEIAVATNTQIRLNPCLHNEPALAEPYIQQAIARSCENLNLNYTYLPSRASHDAQELAQITDMGMIFVPSKMGVSHDASEYTSPEQCIQGANILLQTLIQLDLEHS is encoded by the coding sequence ATGAAATTAACTACGACTCAACTACTAATCGATGGCGATCGCTTAAATCAAAGTATTGCACGCCTGGCTCAAATTGGTAAGCTCGATAATAATGGTGTAAAACGTATTGCCTATAGCCAAGAAGATCTAGAAGCTCGTAATTTAGTTCAGCAATGGATGAGAGAAATTCAAATGCAGATTAAAGTTGATGCTGCGGGTAACATTATTGGCAGATATCCAGGTAAATATCCTGATGCGCCAGCTTTAGCCACGGGTTCGCATATCGACACTGTTCCCTGCGGTGGACATTATGACGGTGCTTATGGAGTCTTAGCAGGGTTAGAAGCGGTACGAGTTCTGCAAGAAAATCAGCTTCAACTCCATCGCTCAATAGAAATAATTGTCTTCACCGACGAAGAAGGTAGCATGATTGGTTCTAAGGCAATTTCTGGCAGAGTAATTAACGATCCAGGTTATTATCAGCGTCCCGATGGCACAGATATCCAAACTTGTTTAAATAGGATTGGTGGAAACTGGAATAATATTGCTCAAGCACGTCGTAATACTGATGATCTAGCTGCATTTGTCGAACTTCATGTCGAACAAGGACCAGTTCTCGAATCTATGGGAAAACAGATTGGTGTAATTGAAGGTATTGTCGGGCAAAGACGATTTAATATTACGGTTAAGGGTAGTGCCAATCATGCAGGTACAACGCCGATGCAGATGCGCTGTGATGCTTTAGTTGCAGCCGCTCAAATTGTTTTGGCAGTCAATCAAATTGGCAATACTCCCGGGCAACAGGTAGCTACGGTAGGCAAAATGCAGGTTCTGCCTAATGCTGCTAATGTCGTTCCTGGTTGGGTAGAAATGAGCTTAGATATTCGTGACTTATCCAGTTTGCATATCGATAGCTTGCTAGAGGAATTACGCATTCATCTAGAAGAAATCGCCGTGGCTACCAATACTCAAATTAGATTAAATCCCTGCTTACATAATGAACCCGCTTTAGCCGAACCCTATATTCAACAGGCGATCGCTCGAAGCTGCGAAAACCTGAACTTAAACTATACCTATTTACCTAGTCGTGCCAGTCACGATGCTCAAGAACTAGCTCAAATCACCGACATGGGGATGATTTTTGTTCCTAGTAAAATGGGAGTTTCCCATGATGCTAGCGAGTATACTTCCCCAGAACAATGTATTCAAGGAGCAAATATTTTGCTCCAGACTTTAATCCAATTAGACTTAGAACACTCTTAG
- a CDS encoding DMT family transporter, translated as MNIFNVLGLLLLAALWGASFIFMRFAVPVLGPVLLIELRVLLAGLALLLLSIRLNLLAQIRQQLIPLFVVGCINSAIPFLLFAFAALSLPAGFSAILNATAPLFGTIIASLWLKEKLTSSRFFGLILGFAGVTVLVGWTNIPITWSFVGATAAALTAASICAIAALYARQKLSGVSPVVIATGSLLSAAIVLLPITPFFLPTTFPSVTLMLVVLALALFSTAFAHMLYFHLISNIGAGNALTVAYLVPLFAMLWGAISLKEPITMTMVLGCSFILTGTAIAVYRS; from the coding sequence ATGAATATATTTAATGTATTAGGTTTATTGCTGTTAGCTGCGCTTTGGGGTGCTTCATTCATTTTCATGCGGTTCGCTGTTCCTGTTCTTGGTCCAGTTTTATTAATTGAACTAAGAGTTTTATTGGCAGGTTTGGCTTTGCTGCTACTGTCAATCCGATTAAATTTACTGGCACAAATTCGCCAACAGTTAATACCTCTATTTGTGGTTGGCTGTATAAATTCAGCAATTCCTTTTTTATTGTTTGCTTTCGCTGCATTATCTTTACCTGCGGGATTTTCAGCAATTCTCAACGCCACAGCCCCTCTTTTTGGTACGATTATTGCTTCTTTATGGCTAAAAGAAAAGTTAACCTCAAGCCGATTTTTCGGCTTAATTCTCGGTTTTGCTGGTGTAACGGTGCTTGTTGGTTGGACGAATATACCCATTACTTGGTCTTTTGTAGGGGCAACTGCGGCCGCGCTTACGGCAGCTTCTATCTGTGCGATCGCTGCTCTTTATGCCCGACAAAAGTTATCTGGAGTTTCGCCAGTAGTCATCGCCACAGGAAGTCTTTTAAGTGCAGCCATAGTTTTGTTACCTATAACACCGTTTTTCTTGCCGACAACGTTTCCCTCGGTGACGTTAATGTTAGTAGTTTTAGCTCTAGCTTTATTTTCTACTGCCTTCGCTCATATGCTTTATTTTCATTTAATCAGTAATATTGGTGCGGGTAACGCTTTGACTGTTGCCTATCTAGTTCCTTTATTTGCCATGCTCTGGGGTGCAATTAGTCTCAAAGAGCCAATAACTATGACCATGGTTTTAGGCTGTAGTTTTATCTTAACTGGTACGGCGATCGCTGTATACAGGTCATGA
- a CDS encoding short chain dehydrogenase, with amino-acid sequence MKVVIIGASGTIGRAVVDRLSPRHEIVKVGRKSGDVNVDITSTESITKMYEEIGSFDAVVATTGNIHFGDFSQMSEADYYIGIKDKLMGQVNLVLIGKNYINDGGSFTLTSGVVSHDPIKYGSSASMVNAAIDGFVIGAAIELTKGIRLNSVSPGVVLESMDSYGDFFRGHEPVTVARVALAFSKSVEGLLSGKVFQVL; translated from the coding sequence ATGAAAGTAGTCATTATCGGTGCTAGCGGTACAATTGGTCGAGCGGTTGTCGATCGACTCTCACCCAGACACGAAATTGTCAAAGTTGGGCGCAAAAGTGGTGATGTTAATGTCGATATTACTTCTACTGAATCGATTACCAAAATGTATGAAGAAATAGGTTCTTTTGATGCTGTAGTGGCAACTACAGGCAATATTCATTTTGGGGATTTTAGCCAAATGAGCGAAGCAGATTATTATATCGGCATTAAAGACAAATTGATGGGGCAAGTCAACTTAGTTTTGATTGGCAAAAATTATATTAACGATGGCGGTTCTTTTACCCTAACCAGCGGTGTAGTTAGTCACGATCCCATTAAATATGGTTCTTCTGCCAGTATGGTTAATGCTGCCATTGATGGTTTTGTTATTGGGGCTGCAATTGAATTAACTAAAGGAATTAGACTCAATTCAGTTAGTCCTGGTGTTGTTTTAGAATCAATGGATAGCTATGGTGATTTTTTTCGAGGACACGAACCAGTTACCGTAGCCAGAGTTGCTTTGGCTTTTAGTAAAAGTGTTGAAGGTTTATTAAGCGGTAAAGTCTTTCAAGTGCTATAG
- a CDS encoding NAD(P)-binding domain-containing protein produces the protein MKIGFIGYGSMAEALASQWVTKHRLFIGGRNLEKAEKLAKKLGTDIKFGSEEEAASFGEIVVLATTHEAVFEAIDAAGGSDALTDKVLLDLNNPVNTSDFLAKTYDGKSLSEEIARVVPNAHVVKAFNMCQAKVWQMKPPVFDARPLVVMYCGDNDLAKQKIATLIEDIGCEAKDIGDLKYARMLEPAAAIVIKLLFSGHDPYTVLNLIQPEIKAI, from the coding sequence ATGAAAATTGGATTTATCGGTTACGGAAGCATGGCTGAAGCATTAGCTTCTCAATGGGTTACTAAGCACAGGCTCTTTATTGGTGGGCGTAATCTGGAAAAAGCTGAAAAGTTAGCTAAAAAACTAGGAACAGATATTAAATTTGGTTCAGAAGAGGAAGCTGCCTCATTTGGCGAAATCGTAGTTTTAGCAACTACCCATGAGGCTGTTTTCGAGGCAATCGATGCTGCTGGTGGTAGTGATGCTTTAACTGACAAAGTTTTACTCGATCTCAATAATCCAGTAAATACATCTGATTTTCTAGCCAAAACTTATGATGGCAAGTCTTTATCGGAAGAGATTGCTAGAGTTGTTCCCAATGCTCATGTTGTCAAAGCCTTTAATATGTGCCAAGCAAAAGTATGGCAGATGAAACCTCCAGTGTTTGATGCTCGCCCTTTGGTCGTAATGTATTGCGGAGATAACGATCTGGCTAAACAAAAAATTGCTACTTTAATTGAAGATATTGGTTGTGAAGCTAAAGATATTGGCGATTTAAAATATGCTCGAATGCTTGAACCTGCTGCTGCGATCGTCATTAAATTGCTCTTTTCAGGACACGATCCTTATACAGTCCTCAATCTTATCCAACCAGAAATTAAAGCAATTTAA
- a CDS encoding LysR family transcriptional regulator, with the protein MNIDYANLRQLDLNLLIVLDVLITEASVTKAADKLNLSQSAMSYSLKKLRIILNDDILIRTSREMEVTPYARQISDRVRQILIEIQSTFLEKEAFNPATAKNIFRIAASDYVEATIGINLVQQIATQAPGIRIRITNLNKATVMNALDENLIDLIINVRLPLKSWHVEQNLYREEFVCVLRSDDALTELPMEDYLRRSHLLVSMRDDFQGAGDEILERQQQSRQVIWSTPHFMAVPFLLANSNCVALLPRRMAQQCAKAMDLKLLPPPIEIEGFTVSMIWHQRNTNNSQHQWLRQQVIDAGQNI; encoded by the coding sequence ATGAATATTGATTACGCTAATCTCCGTCAACTCGATCTAAATCTGTTAATTGTCCTAGACGTTTTAATTACTGAAGCTAGCGTCACGAAAGCAGCCGATAAGCTTAACTTGAGTCAATCAGCAATGAGTTATTCCCTAAAAAAATTACGAATTATTTTGAATGATGATATTTTGATTCGCACTTCTAGAGAGATGGAAGTCACTCCCTATGCACGACAAATAAGCGATCGCGTTCGTCAAATTTTAATCGAAATTCAGTCAACCTTTCTTGAAAAAGAAGCTTTCAATCCAGCTACAGCCAAGAATATTTTTAGAATTGCAGCTAGTGATTACGTCGAAGCCACCATCGGGATTAATTTAGTACAACAAATTGCTACTCAAGCACCAGGTATTCGCATTCGCATTACTAATCTCAATAAAGCAACGGTAATGAACGCTTTAGATGAAAATCTAATTGATTTAATTATTAATGTCCGATTACCCCTCAAAAGCTGGCACGTCGAGCAAAATTTATATCGAGAAGAGTTTGTCTGCGTGTTGAGAAGCGATGATGCCTTGACAGAATTACCTATGGAGGATTATCTCAGGCGATCGCATCTTTTAGTTTCCATGCGGGATGACTTTCAAGGAGCAGGAGATGAAATACTAGAAAGACAACAGCAATCTCGACAAGTAATTTGGTCTACACCTCACTTTATGGCAGTACCGTTTTTACTTGCTAATTCAAACTGTGTGGCATTACTTCCCAGACGGATGGCGCAACAGTGTGCCAAGGCAATGGACTTAAAGCTACTTCCACCACCGATTGAAATTGAAGGTTTTACCGTATCGATGATTTGGCATCAGCGCAATACTAATAATTCTCAACACCAATGGTTGCGACAGCAAGTAATTGATGCGGGACAAAATATTTAG
- a CDS encoding chromate transporter — MKTSESNQPVKLPELAWVFFKLGTVAFGGPVAHIAMMEEEIVIRRRWITSEKLLDLLGVTSLIPGPNSTELAIHIGYERAGWKGLFIAGSCFILPAMTIVWILAAIYVQYQTLPQFDGLLYGIKPLIAIIIVKALWKLGKKAVKDIPTAIAGVTVIIAFFAGVNEILLLFLAGLGVILIKNFSRINGATGIALITIAEADTQVNGLVKDSSPNNWWSVFLFFLKVGSVLYGSGYVLLAFLQRDLVERSHWLTSQQLLDAVAIGQITPGPVFTTATFIGYLLARNIGAVAATIGIFLPAFILVGLINPWIDKLRQSVWLSHFLDGVNAASLGLMAAVTYTLARTAIVDWFTVVLLVLGAIALFRFQISSVWLVVLGGVAGLIWQWLG; from the coding sequence ATGAAAACATCTGAATCTAACCAACCAGTAAAATTACCAGAGTTGGCATGGGTCTTCTTCAAACTTGGTACAGTGGCTTTTGGTGGCCCTGTTGCCCATATTGCGATGATGGAAGAGGAAATTGTGATACGCCGTCGCTGGATTACCTCAGAAAAACTTTTAGATTTGTTAGGGGTAACTAGCTTAATTCCTGGTCCTAATTCTACGGAATTGGCAATTCATATCGGTTATGAGCGGGCTGGCTGGAAAGGACTATTTATAGCTGGTTCTTGCTTTATTTTGCCAGCAATGACGATAGTTTGGATTCTGGCTGCAATATATGTTCAATATCAAACTCTACCTCAGTTTGATGGTTTACTTTACGGCATCAAACCTTTAATCGCTATCATTATTGTCAAAGCATTATGGAAGCTGGGCAAAAAGGCAGTCAAAGATATTCCCACAGCGATCGCTGGTGTAACAGTAATTATTGCTTTCTTTGCAGGGGTTAACGAAATTTTGTTACTGTTCTTAGCAGGATTAGGAGTAATACTAATAAAAAACTTCTCCCGTATTAACGGCGCAACAGGTATTGCTTTAATTACGATTGCCGAAGCGGATACCCAGGTAAACGGTCTAGTTAAAGATTCGTCTCCTAACAATTGGTGGAGTGTGTTTCTCTTTTTTTTGAAAGTTGGTTCGGTTTTATACGGCAGTGGCTATGTCTTGTTAGCTTTTTTGCAACGAGATTTAGTAGAACGATCGCACTGGCTAACTTCTCAACAACTTTTAGACGCTGTAGCCATCGGACAGATAACTCCAGGCCCTGTATTTACTACCGCTACCTTTATTGGTTATTTATTAGCAAGAAATATAGGTGCAGTTGCTGCTACCATCGGCATTTTTTTACCAGCCTTTATCTTGGTTGGCCTGATTAATCCTTGGATTGACAAACTAAGACAGTCTGTTTGGTTGAGTCATTTTTTAGATGGGGTTAATGCTGCGTCTCTAGGATTAATGGCAGCCGTTACCTATACCCTAGCGCGGACTGCGATTGTCGATTGGTTTACCGTTGTTCTTTTAGTGTTAGGCGCGATCGCGTTATTTAGATTTCAAATTAGTTCGGTGTGGTTAGTTGTTCTTGGTGGAGTAGCAGGTTTAATTTGGCAATGGTTGGGATAA
- a CDS encoding pyridoxine 5'-phosphate synthase yields the protein MTNLSVNLNKVALIRNTRNIGIPSITKMAKICIDAGAKGITVHPRPDQRHIRPGDVDDLLDVVTPVEFNIEGNPLEVSFMEIVRRVKPTQCTLVPDAPDTFTSDSGWDLTKDRERLIAIIKELHDLGSRVSLFMDADVEQISLVPETGAERIELYTEPYATAYRENKNLESTWQQFADAAKKAQELGLGVNAGHDLSLDNLPKFCTIPGILEVSIGHALTAEALEMGFSQTVKAYIKILEQSV from the coding sequence ATGACTAATCTCAGCGTCAATCTTAATAAAGTGGCATTAATTAGAAATACGCGTAATATTGGTATCCCCAGCATTACCAAAATGGCAAAAATTTGTATTGACGCTGGTGCTAAAGGAATTACGGTACATCCTCGCCCCGACCAAAGACATATTAGACCAGGAGACGTTGATGATTTATTAGATGTGGTAACTCCTGTAGAATTTAATATTGAGGGGAATCCTTTGGAAGTATCCTTTATGGAGATTGTGCGTCGAGTCAAGCCGACTCAATGTACTTTGGTGCCTGATGCCCCCGACACTTTTACCTCAGATAGCGGTTGGGACTTGACCAAAGATCGAGAGCGTTTAATTGCCATTATCAAAGAGTTGCATGATCTTGGTAGCCGAGTCAGCTTGTTCATGGATGCAGATGTGGAACAGATTAGTTTAGTTCCTGAGACTGGTGCAGAGAGAATTGAACTATATACTGAACCCTATGCTACTGCATATCGAGAAAACAAGAATTTGGAGTCTACTTGGCAACAGTTTGCCGATGCAGCGAAAAAAGCACAGGAGTTAGGACTAGGAGTTAATGCAGGACACGATCTCAGTCTCGATAACCTGCCCAAGTTTTGTACCATTCCTGGCATTTTGGAAGTATCTATCGGTCATGCTTTGACCGCCGAAGCCTTGGAAATGGGTTTTTCGCAAACCGTCAAGGCATATATCAAGATTTTAGAGCAATCTGTTTAA